From one Phorcysia thermohydrogeniphila genomic stretch:
- a CDS encoding DUF4405 domain-containing protein, whose protein sequence is MRRFVSLFLFFTLIAMVVSGVVLYIMPHGRVAYWTGWRFLGLDKDQWDNLHTVFGFLMVFFGIWHVVLNWSSIVSYIKGKAGALLSKEFLLSSVVALVVAVGTILNLPPFSFVSEFGEQIKNMWEKPKVMPPAPHTEVFPLKKVAGLVGISPEKALKVLKDRGIKVSSLDERLKDIALKNDTTPAHIYEILLSASPKKEKTSFKFQPGSGMGRMTLREVCQELGIPVKECVKKLKSHGIEATPDKTLREIAFSQGRYPYEIVEILQGGKDE, encoded by the coding sequence ATGAGAAGATTTGTGAGCCTTTTCCTGTTCTTTACTCTAATAGCTATGGTTGTTAGTGGTGTCGTTCTCTACATCATGCCCCACGGAAGGGTAGCTTACTGGACGGGCTGGAGGTTCTTAGGACTTGATAAGGACCAGTGGGACAACCTCCATACCGTCTTCGGTTTCCTCATGGTTTTCTTTGGTATCTGGCACGTCGTTCTAAACTGGAGCAGTATCGTGAGCTACATTAAGGGGAAGGCAGGAGCTCTCCTCTCCAAAGAGTTTCTTCTTTCCTCTGTAGTTGCTCTTGTTGTAGCTGTGGGCACTATCTTGAACCTTCCTCCCTTCAGCTTTGTTTCTGAGTTTGGAGAACAGATTAAGAACATGTGGGAAAAGCCGAAGGTAATGCCTCCTGCTCCCCACACGGAGGTCTTCCCCCTTAAGAAGGTAGCAGGGCTTGTTGGAATTTCTCCTGAAAAAGCCCTCAAAGTTCTAAAAGATAGGGGCATAAAGGTTAGTTCCTTAGACGAGAGGCTAAAGGACATTGCCCTTAAGAACGACACCACACCTGCCCATATTTACGAGATTCTCCTCTCTGCCTCACCAAAGAAGGAGAAGACCTCCTTTAAATTCCAGCCCGGTTCCGGTATGGGTAGGATGACTCTAAGGGAAGTGTGTCAGGAGCTTGGAATTCCTGTTAAGGAGTGTGTTAAGAAGCTTAAAAGTCACGGAATAGAGGCGACTCCTGATAAAACACTGAGGGAGATAGCCTTTAGCCAAGGAAGGTATCCTTACGAGATTGTTGAAATTTTACAGGGAGGAAAGGATGAGTAG
- a CDS encoding HPr-rel-A system PqqD family peptide chaperone, translated as MSRLNRLAINDEGFIFDPETGNSFTVNGTGLFIIKLLKEGKGEEEILSALMEEYDVSEDEARRDLLDFIEQLRVLGILEGKDV; from the coding sequence ATGAGTAGGCTTAACAGGCTCGCCATTAACGATGAGGGTTTCATCTTTGACCCTGAAACGGGGAACAGCTTTACGGTAAACGGGACTGGGCTCTTCATAATAAAGCTCCTCAAGGAGGGAAAGGGAGAGGAAGAAATACTCTCTGCCCTCATGGAGGAGTACGACGTTTCGGAAGATGAGGCAAGGAGGGACTTACTTGACTTCATTGAACAGCTGAGGGTTTTGGGGATACTGGAGGGTAAGGATGTATAA